GTAGCAGATTATCTAAAATGCTAGTAAACTAAGTTTTGCTATTACTTGAGGATTGTTTTATGGAACTAGAATATCCTGATGACTTAAAGTACCTCGATACTCATGAGTATATTCGTTTAGACGGTGAAATCGCTACCATTGGTATCACTTCTTTTGCTATTGATCAACTAGGAGATATTGTTTTTCTAGAATTACCCGATCAAGGGGAATCAATTACAGCAGGAGAAAAATTTGGTACAGTTGAATCAGTCAAAGCGGTTGAAGACCTTAACGCACCTATATCGGGAACTATTATAGATAGAAACGAAACTTTAATAGAATCACCCGAACTCATCGCCGATGATCCCTATGGTGAGGGTTGGTTATTAAAACTTAGAGTAGATGATCCTGATGAGGAATTAACTGAGATTTTATCAGCTGATGAATATCGTGCTCAAGTAGAAGGAGATGATTAAGAAGAGATTTTCTGATTTTTCTGGAAAGGATCGGATACACTTCTAAATACTTTGTTACAAATTGACAATCCCCATCCTAAATGGGTGGGGATTCTTGGTTCAATATTATTTTGGTTGAATTGTCTTATTTCCTAAACTAGCATCTTAATACTTGACTTTTTAGCTTAAAGTATTTTAACATAAATTAATAAAAATGTATTGCCTTCCTAAAGCAAGAGATTTTAAACCCAATCTTCTGATCAAAAATTAAGGCGTCAGAAGATTCTGATGTCTTAATGTAACTTTATTTTAGTGCTGTAAAAACTATGAATATAGCTGTCCGTCAAAATCTTTCTACAGATAGTCAAAATCATGATTCTTTTGCTAGACGACATATAGGACCAAATGCTCAAGAAATCGAGCAAATGCTCAAAGTCATTGGCTTTTCTAGTCTAGAACAACTAATTGAGCAGACTATTCCTAGTTCTATTCAGCTTGAGAATAACATAGAGTTACCCCCAGCTCAAAGTGAAGCTAATGCTTTAGCAGAATTGAAAGCGATCGCCAGTAAAAATAAAGTTTTTCGTTCTTTCATCGGCATGGGCTACTATAACTGTTATACCCCTGGTGTGATCCAAAGAAATATTTTAGAGAATCCAGGTTGGTACACAGCTTATACTCCTTACCAAGCAGAAATAGCCCAAGGAAGACTAGAAGCTTTACTCAATTTTCAAACCATGATTATCGACTTAACGGGGTTAGAAATTGCTAACGCTTCTCTATTAGATGAAGGAACAGCAGCAGCTGAAGCCATGAGTATGAGTTATGGTTTAGCTAAAAATA
The nucleotide sequence above comes from Gloeocapsa sp. DLM2.Bin57. Encoded proteins:
- the gcvH gene encoding glycine cleavage system protein GcvH; protein product: MELEYPDDLKYLDTHEYIRLDGEIATIGITSFAIDQLGDIVFLELPDQGESITAGEKFGTVESVKAVEDLNAPISGTIIDRNETLIESPELIADDPYGEGWLLKLRVDDPDEELTEILSADEYRAQVEGDD